The genomic segment ATCTTTAGCGTCGCGACCGGTTCTGGCCTCGATTGCCCTGATCGCTTCGCTGACCATACGCGAATTACGGTGAACCGAACGCGGCGCCCAGTCACCCTTGCGGACCTCGTCAAGCATGGCTCCACGAATGCGGATGCCAGCATAGGTTTCAAAACTCGCGCCCTTGCTGGAGTCGTATTTTTTTGACGCCTCCAGCAAACCGATCATGCCGGCCTGCATCAGATCATCGACCTGCACGCTCGCGGGCAAACGTGCCAGGAGGTGATAGGCGATGCGCTTGACCAACGGCGCGTACTGGTCGATGAGCTGATACTGCGAATCTTTAGCCTGAGCTTTGCTGTAATACATACCGAATCCAGCCGCTGTTATTGGTTAGGCTCTGCGGCGGGCCTGACGAGGCGCTCCACAAAGAATTCCAAATGACCACGTGGCGATGCCGGCAGCGGCCAGGTGTCTACTTTCTGCGCAATGGCCTTGAATGCCAGCGAGCACTTCGCACGCGGGTAGGCCTCATAGACTGCGCGCTGTTTCTGTACCGCCTTGCGTACCGCCTCGTCGTAGGGAATCGCGCCGACATACTGCAACGCCACATCGAGGAAACGCTCCGTCACCTTGGTCAACTTGGCAAACAGGTTGCGGCCTTCCTGTGGCGCGTGCGCCATGTTCGCCAGCACGCGAAAGCGGCTGATGCCGTAGTCACGATTGAGCAACTTGATCAATGCGTAGGCATCGGTGATCGAGGTTGGCTCATCCGTTACCACCAGCAACACTTCCTGCGCGGCACGGACGAAACTCACAACACCATCCCCAATGCCTGCTGCGGTGTCGATGATCAGCACATCGATATCCTTGCCGATATCGCTGAATGCCTGAATCAGCCCCGCATGTTGCAGACTAGACAATTGCACCATGCTCTGCGTACCAGATGCCGCGGGCACGACGCGGATACCGCCCGGCCCCTGAATCAATACGTCACGTAAATCGCACTCGCCTGCAATGACGTCGGCCAATGTGCGCTTGGTCGTCAAACCCAGCAGCACGTCGACATTGGCCAGTCCAAGGTCGGCATCGAGCAACACTACCCGGCGACCGAGTTCTGCCAACGCCAGCGATAAATTGACCGACACATTGGTCTTGCCTACGCCACCTTTGCCACCGGTAACTGCAATAACCTGTACGGGATGAATGCCCATTTTCACACGCCTATCTCTTGCTGGAGCCCTAGGGCCATCGATGCGTTCAGCCCGAACGCGTCTTCTTTGTATGTTTCACGGAGCAAAGCGTTCATCCGACCTTCCGTGAAGAACCACCGTTGTACAGACCGGAGAACACGTCGGCCATGGTTTCCTCGCTGGGAGTCTCCTCCGATTGCAGACTCACTGCCCGGCTAACCAGTTGATGGCTGCGCGGCAGATGCAGATCCTCGGGGATGCGCGGCCCATCGGCAAGGTAGGCGATGGGCAGATGTTGGCTGATGGTAAGACCGAGCACATCGCCCAGGCTTCCGGCTTCATCCAGTTTAGTCAGAATGCAGCCCGCCAGCCCGCAGCGGCGGTAATTGTGCCAGGTCGCCTTGAGAACCTGGCTCTGGCTCGTGGCGGGCAGCACCAGATAGTTCTTTGATTTGACGCCGCGGTCGGCCAGCGCCTCGAGCTGAGCGCGCATCATCGGATCATTCGCCGGCAGGCCAGCGGTGTCGATGAGAATCAGACGCTTGCGCGCCATCGGCGCAAGCGTTTTGCTCAACGGCTGCGTAGGGTCAACCTGAATGACCGGGACGTCGAGAATGCGACCCAAGGTCTTCAGTTGCTCCTGCGCACCGATGCGAAAGTTGTCCATACTCGCCAGCGCAATGCTCTGCGCGCCGTGCTTGAGCACATACCGCGCCGCGAGCTTGGCCAGCGTCGTGGTCTTGCCGGCACCGGCCGGACCTACCAACGAAATGATTCCACCCTCTTCCAGCGGC from the Stutzerimonas stutzeri genome contains:
- the flhF gene encoding flagellar biosynthesis protein FlhF, which codes for MQVKRFFAADMRIAMKMIRDELGADAVITGNRRVAGGVELTAVLDYPMDTAPKQPNPALEAELRKTQARIADAHAELSAPSRAQPSKDRQLLDEKPAAIAQPKPVAAPAAADSRAMEAMQSELQGLRELIEMQLGSIAWGQEQNRRPQQASLWRRLQRIGLPAELSRALLDKVSAVSEPRQAWRMVLAHLAQAIKVTKVEPLEEGGIISLVGPAGAGKTTTLAKLAARYVLKHGAQSIALASMDNFRIGAQEQLKTLGRILDVPVIQVDPTQPLSKTLAPMARKRLILIDTAGLPANDPMMRAQLEALADRGVKSKNYLVLPATSQSQVLKATWHNYRRCGLAGCILTKLDEAGSLGDVLGLTISQHLPIAYLADGPRIPEDLHLPRSHQLVSRAVSLQSEETPSEETMADVFSGLYNGGSSRKVG
- the fleN gene encoding flagellar synthesis regulator FleN → MGIHPVQVIAVTGGKGGVGKTNVSVNLSLALAELGRRVVLLDADLGLANVDVLLGLTTKRTLADVIAGECDLRDVLIQGPGGIRVVPAASGTQSMVQLSSLQHAGLIQAFSDIGKDIDVLIIDTAAGIGDGVVSFVRAAQEVLLVVTDEPTSITDAYALIKLLNRDYGISRFRVLANMAHAPQEGRNLFAKLTKVTERFLDVALQYVGAIPYDEAVRKAVQKQRAVYEAYPRAKCSLAFKAIAQKVDTWPLPASPRGHLEFFVERLVRPAAEPNQ